The DNA region TGCTTCCTGCAGTAGTGCCGCGATTGGAGCAGTATAATTTAGTACCTACTAATACCTAGTAGTATGTACaacgtaggtaggtaggtaggtaccgtAGGTATATAGCACAagaggtaggtactaaggtaagtAGTGCCTAGCGCATGCGACTCGTGCAGTTGCGAGTTGTGCCAGCTCGCTCCCCATGTGCGCGTTCCCCGACCgctgggcgctgctgcttcgggTTGTTCAGGGTTGCTTTAGTAAACCCTGCATCTTGGGCCGCGGGAGGCGAGGAATCGACTACCTAGCACCTTCctacctacagtacctacgAATCTAGCAGATGGTACTGACGTTGGCTCCCGCGGTGAACGCCAGCCACAACTGGACGCCGCACGCTGTTGTCAAGTCGAAGACTCACCTACATCGCCCAtggctcggcgtcgttggcgcaCCCGACGTCTTCAGATCCCGTCGATGCTGTTCACTACCCCCAATCCGAGTGCCGTGGCATGAGGCCTCGCATTGCGGGCCCACAACACTCGCTCGAGCCGGCGATGCTTCCTTCGTCTGTCCTCATCTGCAACATTCGGGCTCCGTGATTACAAGTCCCAGACAGGCGCGGAGCACGAATCCACATGCCCCTCGTagggcggcgacgtgtcTGGCATCGACTCCAACCGTGTCTCTACCACGTCCCTGTAAATGGATGTTGCCAGCACGAACGTTGGCGCTCTACTCGTGCGCCAATCAGGGGGGTCTTGACTTGCTTGCTTCACAGTGGCCCATGACATGCATACGAAGCAAAGTCATATGTTATGCTTCTCAATgcgcgcggcacggcacgcgGATGTCATGCAGCTACCGGCATGCACGCGACGCCGTCTTGCCTCTGTCTCTACACTCGGACATGTGTCCCTCCGGTCCGTgctctccatctctctcaCCACAAAGCCACGTCATCAGATCTCTACTCAGCATGCTAgtccgtcgcccgccccaaGTCCCGGCGAACTCGCCACACGCGCGATCCAACCGGTCGCTTCTGGTTTCCCTTTAGCACTTCAACCCACGGCACCGCTTCCTCCACGTCCACAGACAAGTCCGTCTCCTCTGACGAGTCTTCACTCGTGTCCTCGTCTGTGACCTCGAGCTCTGCGATGGCCTCCCCCAAATCTCGCTCATGCAGGTGCTCCGTGTATGCCCAGGTTGGCGCGTCAAACTTGCCGTGAACAAGCACGATgtcgtggccgtgggcgcgTGCTCTGGCTATGCTCTGCAAGGGCATGGGCGTCAGGACCTGCATGGTTTTCCGCCCGGCGTCAACcccgcggacgaggacgagcccaATGGTGCGAGAGTGTCGCGGGTCCAGGGCAACGTCGTTGGGGTTGGGTATGAATGGGATGCCCTCGGGTGTCGGGCGCGGATCAGGGAGCCCTCGGAGGGCCTCGGGTGACTCCACTTCGACGACAGCCAAAATGGCGCCGTTGATGGCTTCGGAGAGCAGGTCCGCCTGCAGCTGGTAGTCGTAGCGCAGGATGCCGCGGATGCCGCTTCGGATGTAGTGGATGACGAGCGGGCGTGCCGAGGACAGCGCGGACGGCGTCCACGATAGACGCAGTCCGTCGGGTGCGCTATGAAAGTAGGAAATGGTCTGCATGTCGCGAAAGTGCGCAGCGGTGCGGGACGCGAATTCAGCAGGCTGtgacggcagcgccgtgaATCCGTCCCTGGCGGCGTCCGTGAGGGCGTCAACCGTCTCCATGGGCCCTTCCTCCGACATGTAGACGACCTCTGGCCGGATGTTGACGATGACCTggacgagcagctccagACCGAGGCTAAGCACCCAACCCGGCGTATTGACGATCAGGGGGCAATGGCGGTGCATGCGCCGATAGAGGTCGTAGAGGTCCATGGCACATTCAAAATGCAGGTCCGCGGCCGATGCCGGGTTGACCGACGCCAGGGAGTGGCATCGCAGCACGCGGTAcgctccgtcgtcgaggctgggGTGCGTGAAGGGCGCGCCGAGGTTGGGCGTCGAGACGTGCACCAGTGAGAgcgtccccggcggcgcgtacTCGGGCTGCCCCGGGTCGAGATCCAGAATTATGACGCCTTTGGCTCCGCCGGCAGAGGTGAGGAGCCGGTTGGTCAAAAGTCTCGAAAAGGTCGACTTGCCAGCCGATTTGGGGCCACAGACGAGCGTCGCAGACGGTGCGCGTGTCGCGGCTTCGACCAGGGACAGAAGCTTCTTATTCCACTTAGGAGGCGAAGCAAGCGGTTGGATGATGGACTTTGGCGGTACATCTTCAGACGTCCCGAGCTGCCTCTGTCAGCTCAGCCTGGGGCAGCCAGTAGTCACACGTACAAACTGAAAGGTTGGCCTTGCCTGGCCCTCGTTCCATATGCCGCGGAACAGAGGCGACAACCTGCCGAGCTTGCGCAGACTCTCCGCTTTGGGATCACTATGGAGCTCTAGCCTCGTCCTCTCTGTCGTCCTGAGGACCGGCACTGCGTGACAGTGCGGCGCATGGACCCAGTAAGTGGTCTCGCCTGGACGGAGCATGGCCCCGGCGATCGTCACTTCGCCGGCCAGGACGCGCAGGCCAAAGCTGCCGAGCACGAGGAAGCGCTGCCCATGTCAGCGGCGTGGGCAAGGCCTATGAATGAGCCAAGGGGGTTCTCGTACCTCATTTCCCTCTAGCTTGAGCTCCGTCACTCCGGCTCGGACCCTGTGGTTGCTCTTCGTGAGGCGGAAGGACGAGTACGTCTGAGTCGCCCTGGACTCGGGGCTGGAAGGCAATCAGCGAGTATCCAGCACGCCTAGATGGTAGCGCAGGCGACATACCGCACATCCTGGGTCGGGGTtggcgccttggccagcctCTTGGGCGACTCAGCGGCATCCCGTCGCCGAAGCAAAGGACTGAACGGGTTCGATGGCGGAGGCGTTGCCGTGGAAGGGCTCGGCTCAGCAGGCGCCAACCGCCTGGCTGCCAGGGCGCTGAGAGCGCTCACTAACTCTGTTCAGCGCGCACTCACTTGTAAAGACGGACCACTGACCCTGCGTGCCTGGGGAATCGATCTTTCTTCTCTTGGCCGACATGCCAGCGCTCCGACTCTATGCCAAACAATGAGCTGGATGTCAAGCCACGCAGCAGACGTCCTCACGTTTGCAGTTGTGGCTTTTGAATGGCAGCTGTTGGTGGGGCCTTATCGATAGGTCGCACGCACttggcgcagctgcgcgcggTGGGCCAGGCGCGTCAAGAAGTGGGCCGTTTCCCTGCGCCCTCCAAAATTTCCAAACCTTGAATCTTCACCTCCCGCAACACTCGCATCGCTTTGCCTCGCCTGGACAACCGCCACAATGGCTCCCCGAGAGCCTTTCAAGGTTCACTTGCTCAGCAAGCATATAGAGGACACCAATAAGGGACTGAGCGCTGAGGCGCAGTTTAACCGCAAGCCCGTCATCAAGAGTGAGCCGGCCATCAAGAAGGAGCCCGCGTCGCAGAGCTTCTTCGACAATaacggcgacagcgacgactcgagcgacagcgacagcgacagcgacgatgGCTCCGACTATATAAAGAGGCTTCTGCCCACACATATCAAACCGCAGGCCAAGCACACCAAGAAAGTGGAAGAGATagccgacagcgacgacgaacggAAGGCCGCCAATAAGGCAAGTATCAAGACTGAGCCCGATCTGAGCGACTCGAGCGAGTCGGATTCCGATTCCGATTCGGAGACATCCACAAATGGAGCCAAG from Purpureocillium takamizusanense chromosome 3, complete sequence includes:
- the GRC3 gene encoding Polynucleotide 5'-hydroxyl-kinase grc3, variant 2 (COG:S~EggNog:ENOG503NYZY~BUSCO:EOG09261DRB) is translated as MLRPGETTYWVHAPHCHAVPVLRTTERTRLELHSDPKAESLRKLGRLSPLFRGIWNEGQARPTFQFLGTSEDVPPKSIIQPLASPPKWNKKLLSLVEAATRAPSATLVCGPKSAGKSTFSRLLTNRLLTSAGGAKGVIILDLDPGQPEYAPPGTLSLVHVSTPNLGAPFTHPSLDDGAYRVLRCHSLASVNPASAADLHFECAMDLYDLYRRMHRHCPLIVNTPGWVLSLGLELLVQVIVNIRPEVVYMSEEGPMETVDALTDAARDGFTALPSQPAEFASRTAAHFRDMQTISYFHSAPDGLRLSWTPSALSSARPLVIHYIRSGIRGILRYDYQLQADLLSEAINGAILAVVEVESPEALRGLPDPRPTPEGIPFIPNPNDVALDPRHSRTIGLVLVRGVDAGRKTMQVLTPMPLQSIARARAHGHDIVLVHGKFDAPTWAYTEHLHERDLGEAIAELEVTDEDTSEDSSEETDLSVDVEEAVPWVEVLKGNQKRPVGSRVWRVRRDLGRATD
- the GRC3 gene encoding Polynucleotide 5'-hydroxyl-kinase grc3 (COG:S~EggNog:ENOG503NYZY~BUSCO:EOG09261DRB), with the protein product MSAKRRKIDSPGTQVSALSALAARRLAPAEPSPSTATPPPSNPFSPLLRRRDAAESPKRLAKAPTPTQDVRPESRATQTYSSFRLTKSNHRVRAGVTELKLEGNERFLVLGSFGLRVLAGEVTIAGAMLRPGETTYWVHAPHCHAVPVLRTTERTRLELHSDPKAESLRKLGRLSPLFRGIWNEGQARPTFQFLGTSEDVPPKSIIQPLASPPKWNKKLLSLVEAATRAPSATLVCGPKSAGKSTFSRLLTNRLLTSAGGAKGVIILDLDPGQPEYAPPGTLSLVHVSTPNLGAPFTHPSLDDGAYRVLRCHSLASVNPASAADLHFECAMDLYDLYRRMHRHCPLIVNTPGWVLSLGLELLVQVIVNIRPEVVYMSEEGPMETVDALTDAARDGFTALPSQPAEFASRTAAHFRDMQTISYFHSAPDGLRLSWTPSALSSARPLVIHYIRSGIRGILRYDYQLQADLLSEAINGAILAVVEVESPEALRGLPDPRPTPEGIPFIPNPNDVALDPRHSRTIGLVLVRGVDAGRKTMQVLTPMPLQSIARARAHGHDIVLVHGKFDAPTWAYTEHLHERDLGEAIAELEVTDEDTSEDSSEETDLSVDVEEAVPWVEVLKGNQKRPVGSRVWRVRRDLGRATD